A region of Bacillota bacterium DNA encodes the following proteins:
- a CDS encoding alpha-hydroxy-acid oxidizing protein → MGQTDQVPELPEIRRRAKESMQGICRVCRVCDGTVCAGEVPGMGGIGTGAGFIRNARALADVKINMRVLHDAAEPDLRTTLFGLAIEMPVLGAPVAGVKINFRGLMSEADFAGAMVFGCLDAGTLAMTGDGGHPEVFASGITAIREAGGRGIPIVKPGPNTDIIRKFKAAEAAGAPAVGIDVDAAGLVNMRLLGAPVGPKSPEDIRELVRSTSLPLILKGIMTPDEAEMALECGAAAIVASNHGGRALDHTPGVAEVLPAIARAVKGKITILADGAVRTGVDVLKYLALGADAVLVGRPLAIGAFGAGRTGVARTLAAIRDDLRIAMILTGARTIRDIGPHVVWR, encoded by the coding sequence ATGGGCCAGACGGACCAGGTTCCCGAGCTTCCGGAGATACGCAGGCGCGCGAAGGAGAGCATGCAAGGGATCTGCCGGGTGTGCCGAGTGTGCGACGGGACGGTGTGCGCAGGTGAGGTCCCGGGCATGGGCGGGATCGGCACGGGTGCCGGCTTCATCCGAAACGCAAGAGCCCTTGCCGACGTTAAGATCAACATGCGGGTCCTGCACGACGCAGCGGAGCCTGATCTCCGAACCACGCTGTTCGGGCTTGCCATCGAAATGCCGGTTCTGGGCGCGCCCGTGGCCGGCGTGAAGATCAACTTCCGCGGGCTCATGAGCGAGGCGGACTTTGCCGGGGCGATGGTGTTCGGCTGCCTCGATGCGGGCACCCTTGCGATGACCGGAGATGGTGGTCATCCCGAGGTGTTTGCATCAGGGATCACGGCTATTCGCGAAGCGGGCGGGCGTGGCATTCCCATAGTAAAACCTGGCCCGAACACCGACATCATTCGCAAGTTCAAGGCCGCAGAGGCTGCTGGAGCACCGGCCGTCGGAATCGACGTCGACGCGGCCGGCTTGGTGAATATGCGGCTTCTCGGCGCGCCCGTGGGGCCCAAGTCGCCGGAGGACATTCGGGAGCTCGTGCGGTCCACATCGCTGCCGCTCATTCTCAAAGGGATAATGACACCCGATGAGGCCGAGATGGCGTTGGAGTGCGGGGCAGCGGCGATCGTCGCGTCGAACCACGGCGGGCGTGCTCTCGACCACACGCCTGGAGTGGCCGAGGTGCTCCCCGCGATCGCCCGCGCGGTCAAAGGCAAGATCACGATCTTGGCGGACGGTGCGGTACGCACGGGCGTGGATGTCCTGAAGTACCTGGCCCTGGGCGCTGACGCGGTCCTGGTGGGCCGACCGCTCGCCATCGGTGCCTTCGGGGCTGGACGGACGGGCGTGGCCCGCACGCTTGCGGCCATTCGCGATGACCTGCGCATCGCCATGATCCTGACGGGAGCCCGCACGATCCGCGACATCGGCCCGCACGTGGTCTGGCGCTGA
- a CDS encoding DUF134 domain-containing protein has translation MPRPPKCRRVEFLPQVTVFKPAGVPMRDLREEVLSVEELEAVRLKDLEGLEQEECAERMQVSRPTFQRVLVSAREKIARALVEGAAIRVEGGNYRVAKREFRCRACGHEFEVPFGTGQRGVEITCPRCGAGEVHRTDQNGHGFGNMPWGRHGKGWDRE, from the coding sequence ATGCCACGGCCGCCCAAGTGCAGGCGAGTGGAGTTCTTGCCGCAGGTAACCGTGTTCAAGCCTGCAGGGGTTCCCATGCGCGATCTGCGGGAGGAAGTGCTCTCCGTGGAGGAATTGGAGGCCGTCCGCCTGAAAGATCTCGAGGGGCTTGAACAGGAGGAGTGCGCCGAAAGGATGCAGGTCTCTCGACCGACATTCCAAAGGGTGCTTGTGTCCGCCAGGGAGAAGATCGCCAGGGCCCTCGTCGAAGGCGCGGCTATACGTGTGGAGGGCGGCAACTACCGAGTCGCGAAACGTGAGTTCCGATGCCGGGCGTGCGGTCACGAGTTTGAGGTGCCCTTCGGAACCGGGCAACGCGGAGTGGAGATCACGTGTCCTAGGTGTGGAGCTGGCGAGGTGCACCGGACCGACCAGAACGGCCACGGATTCGGAAACATGCCCTGGGGCCGTCATGGCAAGGGATGGGACCGCGAATGA
- a CDS encoding DEAD/DEAH box helicase: MTNMVLHATWIPSGTCDDFGEEGARSSSGGGGAPSFDGRLFVWGESPDRFHGEAGIAKSSRRHKGYARHPFLMTRAELELALATLLEAAAGMRDLPSTRAAKVLALLPSRDGRPEPSPLLLREAFMLHGEEGFSRPQNGGFEAQGVVTSGLPPAEHAARNGQGSGTGGKQGRAEETPAGVDSAADNGQTQAGIEPNGRRSVGLYRVTGVSLSAADALSLLAVVPEDGDSRPGTSAAHIALGPDFRFWVKAAKLALEFLARQRLVPCIVPVSEGGDQQKDAAGRLETGRQAASMGRSKARGEATVRRTGTSTGAAVKVVDACADAARARARAGWRPALDLPADAVRVRELAQSMPGLCRAFVAPERLVQARQPAASNGRPQTADERVDEATTTTTAGRMLSSGDALLQSFLDSTIDEAARRWLSEERRRRMRGFLGSRDLCIAEAAMRAGVYRHPSMAWLYALGERRPFVDRPAAELVKLCADIEQWLVESGGSGTVGGFRTCFRLLPPGGESAVARAPGAVPSALTPASVSSAEIAYAGQRSICAGYDVAHDDVWAVEYLLQAIDDPSLVVPAARVWREKGRVLEFLGRRFENPQERLLADLGRASRLFPAIEDSLKAARPEACYLSTAEAYSFLREVAPLLEESGFGVLVPPWWDHNRRKAARLGIHLKVRAPASASASPGAGAPSKSYFGMDSLVEYDWQIALGDQVMDKDEFRRLVALKVPLVRVRGEWVEIRREDIEAAIKFWDRRRKAAVLTVGEALAAALQAGSGDGPGLPVVRVDADGWMGDLIGRLAASERIQELPQPCGFAGRLRPYQVRGYSWLSFLKEWGIGACLADDMGLGKTIQVIALVLRAKEEGALSGPVLLVCPTSVVGNWRREIGRFGPSLKVMVHHGADRLSGHEFAAQASACDVVITTYSLVHRDEKHLACVEWHGIVLDEAQNIKNSDTRQSQSVRRLKAGFRVALTGTPIENRLSELWSIMDFLNPGYLGPAAEFRRRFAIPIERYRDRDRAELLRRLVGPFILRRLKTDPRVIQDLPEKEEVKVYCTLTREQATLYEAVVSDMLQVIETTSGIERRGAILATLLKLKQVCNHPAQFLRDRSGLDGRSGKLARLAEMLDEVVAGGNRALVFSQFAEMGAMLRDYLCNRLGCEVAFLHGGVPQRARDEMVQRFQDDPDGPPVFVLSLKAGGLGLNLTRANYVFHFDRWWNPAVENQATDRAFRIGQTQKVQVYKFICAGTLEERIDEMIEDKKHLADEVIGTGEEWITEMSTDELRHLLLLRTEAVADDD, encoded by the coding sequence GTGACAAACATGGTACTGCATGCTACGTGGATTCCATCCGGTACCTGCGATGACTTCGGGGAAGAGGGGGCACGCTCCAGTAGCGGGGGCGGGGGCGCGCCCAGTTTTGATGGGCGCCTTTTCGTATGGGGTGAATCGCCTGACCGCTTCCACGGAGAGGCCGGGATCGCGAAGTCCAGTAGGCGGCACAAAGGGTACGCGCGCCACCCCTTTCTTATGACGCGTGCCGAACTTGAGCTCGCCCTTGCAACGCTGTTGGAAGCTGCAGCGGGCATGCGCGATCTACCGAGCACAAGAGCTGCCAAGGTGCTCGCGCTCCTGCCGTCGCGGGACGGCAGGCCTGAGCCGTCGCCGTTGCTGCTGCGCGAGGCTTTCATGCTGCACGGTGAGGAAGGCTTCAGCCGACCACAGAATGGCGGCTTTGAGGCGCAGGGCGTTGTCACGTCCGGCCTGCCTCCAGCAGAGCATGCGGCCAGGAATGGCCAGGGGAGTGGCACTGGAGGCAAGCAGGGCAGGGCCGAAGAGACACCAGCAGGCGTAGACAGCGCCGCAGATAACGGCCAGACTCAGGCTGGTATCGAACCCAACGGCCGGAGGTCGGTGGGGCTTTACCGAGTAACAGGCGTGTCCCTGTCTGCGGCCGATGCCCTAAGCCTCCTTGCGGTCGTGCCGGAGGACGGCGACTCTCGTCCAGGGACGAGCGCAGCCCACATCGCTTTGGGCCCCGACTTCCGCTTTTGGGTGAAGGCGGCCAAGCTCGCCCTCGAATTTCTCGCAAGGCAAAGGCTGGTGCCGTGTATCGTGCCGGTCTCCGAAGGAGGAGATCAGCAGAAGGACGCGGCCGGCAGACTGGAAACCGGGCGCCAGGCCGCATCGATGGGCAGGTCGAAAGCGCGAGGAGAAGCCACGGTCCGCCGGACTGGGACCAGTACTGGTGCCGCTGTCAAGGTCGTTGACGCCTGCGCCGACGCGGCAAGGGCAAGAGCGAGGGCAGGATGGCGCCCGGCGCTGGACCTTCCCGCCGACGCGGTCCGCGTGCGGGAGCTCGCCCAGTCGATGCCCGGGCTCTGTCGCGCGTTCGTGGCCCCCGAGCGCCTGGTCCAGGCACGGCAGCCTGCCGCGTCGAACGGTCGGCCTCAAACCGCGGACGAAAGGGTGGATGAGGCTACTACGACTACGACCGCCGGGCGCATGCTTTCCTCCGGTGATGCTCTCCTGCAGAGTTTCCTGGACTCGACCATCGACGAAGCCGCACGTCGCTGGCTCTCCGAGGAACGGCGACGCCGCATGAGAGGTTTCCTCGGCAGCAGGGACTTGTGCATCGCGGAGGCTGCCATGAGAGCCGGCGTGTACAGGCATCCGTCAATGGCATGGCTGTATGCCCTTGGCGAAAGGCGTCCTTTCGTTGACAGGCCGGCGGCTGAGCTTGTGAAGCTGTGTGCTGACATAGAGCAGTGGCTGGTCGAAAGCGGTGGGAGCGGGACAGTCGGCGGATTTCGGACGTGTTTCCGGCTTCTGCCACCTGGAGGGGAGTCTGCGGTGGCGAGGGCTCCGGGAGCGGTGCCCTCGGCGTTGACGCCTGCTTCGGTATCGTCAGCAGAGATTGCTTACGCCGGCCAGCGTTCGATTTGTGCTGGTTATGATGTTGCCCACGACGATGTCTGGGCCGTTGAATACCTGCTGCAGGCGATCGACGACCCGAGCCTCGTGGTTCCGGCTGCGAGAGTTTGGCGCGAGAAGGGACGGGTGCTGGAGTTCCTGGGCCGCCGGTTCGAAAACCCCCAGGAGAGGCTCCTCGCCGACTTAGGGCGTGCTTCGCGCTTGTTCCCGGCGATAGAGGACAGCCTCAAGGCAGCCCGGCCTGAAGCTTGCTACCTTAGTACGGCCGAGGCATACTCGTTCCTGCGCGAGGTGGCTCCGTTGCTCGAGGAGAGCGGCTTCGGCGTCCTTGTGCCACCCTGGTGGGACCACAATCGCCGCAAGGCCGCACGTCTCGGTATCCACCTCAAGGTGCGGGCCCCGGCGTCGGCGTCCGCGTCGCCCGGGGCGGGTGCGCCCAGCAAATCCTATTTCGGCATGGACAGCCTGGTGGAATACGACTGGCAAATAGCCCTCGGCGACCAGGTCATGGATAAGGATGAATTCCGCCGCCTTGTGGCCCTGAAGGTTCCTCTCGTGCGCGTGAGGGGCGAGTGGGTCGAGATCCGTCGCGAAGACATCGAGGCTGCCATCAAGTTCTGGGACAGGCGGAGGAAGGCCGCGGTGCTGACCGTTGGCGAGGCGCTCGCCGCAGCCCTCCAGGCGGGGTCAGGGGATGGGCCTGGCCTGCCCGTAGTCCGCGTGGACGCGGACGGTTGGATGGGCGACCTTATCGGGCGCCTGGCCGCCAGCGAGAGAATCCAGGAACTCCCTCAGCCCTGCGGGTTCGCGGGGAGGTTGCGCCCCTACCAGGTGAGGGGCTACTCATGGCTGTCCTTCCTGAAAGAGTGGGGGATCGGGGCGTGCCTCGCCGATGACATGGGGCTCGGCAAGACCATCCAGGTGATAGCGCTCGTCCTCCGGGCGAAGGAGGAAGGTGCCCTCAGCGGCCCGGTGCTGCTTGTTTGCCCGACGTCGGTGGTGGGCAACTGGCGCCGGGAGATCGGGCGGTTCGGCCCGTCCCTGAAGGTTATGGTTCATCACGGCGCGGACAGGCTTTCAGGCCACGAATTCGCAGCTCAGGCGAGCGCCTGTGACGTGGTCATCACCACATACTCTCTCGTGCACCGTGACGAGAAGCATCTTGCCTGCGTTGAATGGCATGGCATAGTCCTGGACGAGGCGCAGAACATCAAGAACTCCGACACAAGACAGAGCCAGAGCGTGCGCAGGTTGAAGGCGGGGTTCAGGGTGGCCCTCACTGGGACTCCCATCGAGAACCGCCTGTCTGAGCTGTGGTCGATAATGGACTTTCTCAATCCTGGATACCTCGGCCCGGCGGCGGAGTTCCGGAGGAGGTTCGCTATCCCCATCGAGCGCTATCGGGATCGAGACCGGGCCGAGCTGCTGCGCCGCCTCGTGGGGCCGTTCATCCTTCGCAGGCTAAAGACGGATCCGCGGGTCATCCAGGACCTTCCGGAGAAGGAGGAGGTAAAGGTCTACTGTACGCTCACCAGGGAGCAGGCAACGCTCTACGAGGCCGTCGTAAGCGACATGCTCCAGGTCATCGAGACGACGTCAGGCATCGAGCGGCGCGGCGCGATCCTCGCCACCCTGCTCAAGCTAAAGCAGGTATGCAACCACCCTGCTCAGTTCCTGCGGGACAGGAGCGGCCTGGACGGGCGTTCGGGAAAGCTTGCGAGGCTTGCGGAGATGTTGGATGAGGTGGTGGCCGGAGGAAACCGGGCGCTCGTGTTCTCGCAGTTCGCCGAGATGGGCGCTATGCTCCGTGATTACCTCTGCAACAGGCTTGGGTGCGAGGTGGCGTTCCTCCACGGTGGGGTGCCGCAGAGGGCCAGGGACGAGATGGTGCAGCGGTTCCAGGATGACCCTGACGGCCCGCCGGTCTTCGTCCTGTCCCTGAAGGCGGGAGGACTTGGCCTCAATCTCACGCGGGCAAACTACGTATTCCATTTCGACAGGTGGTGGAACCCTGCGGTGGAGAATCAGGCTACCGACAGGGCGTTCCGCATCGGGCAGACCCAGAAGGTGCAGGTGTACAAGTTTATCTGTGCGGGCACGCTGGAGGAACGCATCGACGAAATGATCGAGGACAAGAAGCACCTGGCGGACGAAGTGATCGGAACGGGCGAGGAGTGGATAACCGAGATGTCCACGGACGAGCTACGCCATTTGCTCCTGCTGCGCACTGAAGCTGTAGCGGACGACGACTGA
- a CDS encoding amino acid ABC transporter permease: protein MDFMLMVKLVPVLVKGAAMTMELTCLAVVVGTALGLPIALARLSRHPLLRGPASLYTWWMRGTPLLMQLFLIYYGLPQVGVTLDPFPAAALGMTLNAAAYIAEILRGGILSIDKGQMEAARSLGMSYIQAMRWVILPQAVPRIIPPMGNEVIARLKDSSLVSTIAMVDLMRAAQQMIATTFRPLEIFFAAGVFYLVMTTAFTVLFGSWERRLAERGKERVPAMARLRRALASLASVRAIW from the coding sequence ATGGATTTCATGCTCATGGTGAAGCTTGTGCCGGTCCTAGTGAAAGGCGCCGCGATGACAATGGAGCTCACCTGCCTTGCGGTGGTGGTCGGGACTGCGCTCGGGCTCCCGATCGCATTGGCTCGCCTCTCGCGTCACCCGCTCCTCCGCGGGCCGGCGTCGCTCTACACGTGGTGGATGAGGGGGACGCCCCTCCTCATGCAGCTCTTCCTCATCTACTATGGGCTGCCACAGGTTGGGGTGACGCTGGATCCTTTTCCTGCAGCCGCGCTCGGGATGACGCTCAACGCGGCCGCGTACATAGCAGAGATCCTACGCGGCGGCATCCTGTCCATAGACAAAGGCCAGATGGAAGCCGCACGGTCGCTCGGGATGAGCTACATCCAAGCGATGAGGTGGGTTATCTTGCCGCAGGCCGTTCCGAGGATCATCCCGCCCATGGGCAATGAAGTCATCGCACGGCTCAAGGACTCGTCTCTCGTATCAACCATAGCCATGGTGGATCTCATGCGAGCCGCTCAACAGATGATCGCCACGACGTTTCGGCCGCTTGAGATCTTCTTTGCGGCCGGGGTCTTCTACCTTGTCATGACAACGGCCTTCACCGTGCTTTTCGGCTCATGGGAAAGGCGGCTTGCTGAACGGGGCAAGGAGAGAGTCCCAGCGATGGCGCGACTTCGGAGGGCACTCGCTAGTCTTGCAAGCGTGCGGGCGATATGGTAA
- a CDS encoding amino acid ABC transporter substrate-binding protein: MNTQKTRRIVLIAVMAAVLAFAGVTSAASDDSLAKVKAAGVLRIGVDDAFPPMEYRDDKGKLIGFDVDLADEIGRRLGVAIEWVPVAWDGVILALQSGKFDIILSSMTITKERAKQIDFSPPYIWGAQIIVVREGDKSINTVADLAGKVVGSQLGSTGEIAAKKIEGIKELKLYGQFTEALTDLAIGRLQAVVVDEFVGRYYITKRPGVYRVLPERLAEEEVGIAFRKGDNALREAVCAAVEAIKADGTYSAISKKWFGVDVLRR; this comes from the coding sequence ATGAACACGCAGAAGACCAGAAGGATTGTGCTGATCGCGGTGATGGCCGCGGTGCTTGCCTTTGCAGGCGTCACGAGCGCCGCGAGCGATGACTCGCTGGCTAAGGTCAAGGCAGCGGGTGTTCTCAGGATCGGGGTGGACGACGCGTTTCCACCGATGGAGTATCGCGATGACAAGGGCAAACTGATCGGGTTTGACGTGGATCTGGCGGACGAGATCGGGCGCCGCCTTGGGGTCGCCATAGAATGGGTGCCGGTCGCGTGGGACGGGGTAATCCTCGCGTTACAGTCAGGCAAGTTCGACATCATCCTATCCTCCATGACCATCACGAAGGAACGCGCGAAGCAGATAGATTTCAGCCCACCATACATTTGGGGCGCGCAGATCATAGTCGTCAGGGAAGGCGATAAGTCGATAAACACCGTAGCAGACCTCGCAGGCAAGGTGGTAGGGAGCCAGCTCGGAAGCACCGGTGAGATCGCCGCAAAGAAGATCGAGGGCATCAAGGAACTCAAGTTGTACGGCCAGTTCACAGAGGCGTTGACGGACCTCGCCATCGGGCGCCTACAGGCCGTGGTGGTGGACGAGTTCGTGGGCCGTTACTACATAACGAAGCGCCCGGGCGTGTACCGCGTGCTCCCTGAGCGGTTGGCAGAAGAAGAGGTGGGTATAGCCTTCCGCAAAGGAGATAATGCGCTGCGCGAGGCGGTGTGCGCGGCCGTCGAGGCGATAAAGGCGGACGGAACGTACTCGGCCATCTCCAAGAAGTGGTTCGGAGTGGACGTCCTTCGGAGGTAA
- a CDS encoding glycoside hydrolase family 13 protein: MEAFRKNEDDLEGVSAQTGGCGSPQIERPPVPDEAARLILDGLLHEQDTPYVERPDGETVAIRIRARSRAVSGVDLAFRRESASGGSVYGLVAMEPYATEGVFTHYRGEVQVSDGVLLYRFVLRPSDVATSGGNAGSGGVLKVWCTPSGVFLREPDPNDWYTLDVSRLRVFRTPEWVHDAVFYQIFPDRFANGDPTNDPPGTRPWGEPPTRDNFFGGDFQGIIEKIPYLRDLGITAVWLNPIFQSVSNHKYDTADYMRVDGSFGDLAKFRELVEAFHAAGIRVVLDGVFNHTGDEFWAFQDIVEKGPASPYVNWYHVHGFPVRRSPKPNYETWWGFADLPKLNMGNPEVRAYILNAVTFWMREAGIDGWRLDVPNEIDHSFWKVFRDHVKSINPDAYIVGEIWQDGTPWLKGDEFDAVMNYVFRDAVLDFFARKKASASELVATLERLRAHYPHQASAAQLNLLGSHDTERVLTAFHGDKRRMIPAVVFQMAYLGAPMVYYGDEVGMVGEKDPGCRGTMVWDESLQDRELLGLYRRLVRVRRRSAALRRGNVRWLLVDDSMRTFAFARTFGRELAVVAVCAGEKQVTLDLDLAAGFGEEAACAPWSGGPRGDRCAHPRGDSFWDAITGRMVPSKGGRVRLEQLGPHQAAILLPLSSEPDEGPT; this comes from the coding sequence ATGGAAGCGTTTCGAAAAAACGAGGACGACCTTGAAGGCGTGAGCGCGCAGACGGGCGGCTGCGGCTCGCCTCAGATCGAACGGCCGCCGGTGCCGGATGAGGCGGCCCGTCTCATTTTGGATGGCCTCTTGCACGAGCAGGACACGCCCTATGTGGAGAGGCCTGATGGAGAGACCGTGGCTATCAGGATCCGCGCGAGGTCGCGGGCGGTATCCGGCGTGGACCTGGCTTTCCGGCGCGAGTCGGCCTCCGGAGGCAGCGTCTACGGGCTTGTTGCCATGGAGCCGTACGCGACCGAGGGCGTGTTCACTCACTATCGCGGGGAGGTCCAGGTCTCCGACGGCGTGCTCCTGTACAGGTTTGTGCTGAGGCCCAGCGACGTCGCAACGTCAGGCGGGAATGCCGGTTCGGGCGGTGTCCTCAAGGTATGGTGCACACCATCCGGGGTTTTCCTTCGGGAGCCCGACCCAAACGACTGGTACACGCTTGACGTCTCGCGGCTCCGGGTTTTCAGAACGCCCGAGTGGGTCCATGACGCAGTGTTCTACCAGATCTTCCCGGACAGGTTCGCAAACGGCGACCCGACCAACGACCCTCCAGGCACTCGCCCGTGGGGTGAGCCGCCTACCCGCGACAATTTCTTCGGCGGGGATTTCCAGGGGATAATCGAGAAGATCCCTTACCTCAGAGACCTTGGGATTACGGCTGTATGGCTGAACCCGATTTTCCAGTCCGTCTCCAATCACAAATACGACACCGCGGACTACATGCGGGTTGACGGCTCATTCGGGGACCTTGCCAAGTTTCGCGAGCTCGTTGAGGCGTTCCATGCCGCGGGCATAAGAGTGGTCCTCGACGGGGTGTTCAACCACACGGGGGACGAGTTCTGGGCATTCCAGGATATCGTGGAGAAAGGACCAGCGTCGCCCTACGTCAACTGGTACCATGTCCACGGGTTCCCCGTCCGCCGCAGCCCGAAACCGAACTATGAGACCTGGTGGGGATTCGCGGACCTACCGAAGCTGAACATGGGGAACCCCGAGGTGCGTGCATATATCCTAAACGCGGTGACCTTCTGGATGAGGGAGGCAGGGATCGACGGGTGGCGGCTGGACGTGCCCAACGAGATCGACCATTCGTTCTGGAAGGTCTTTCGCGACCACGTCAAGAGCATCAATCCTGACGCGTATATAGTTGGTGAGATCTGGCAAGATGGCACGCCGTGGCTCAAGGGTGACGAGTTCGACGCGGTCATGAACTACGTTTTCCGCGATGCCGTGCTTGATTTCTTCGCCAGGAAGAAGGCGTCCGCATCCGAGCTGGTGGCGACGCTAGAAAGGCTGAGGGCCCACTACCCGCACCAGGCCAGCGCAGCGCAGCTCAATCTCCTAGGCAGCCACGACACCGAGCGAGTCCTTACAGCGTTCCACGGCGACAAGCGCCGGATGATCCCCGCTGTGGTGTTTCAGATGGCTTACCTTGGCGCGCCCATGGTGTATTACGGTGATGAGGTCGGGATGGTGGGCGAGAAGGACCCTGGCTGCCGAGGAACCATGGTTTGGGACGAAAGCCTCCAAGATCGTGAGCTGCTTGGACTCTACCGACGGCTCGTGCGGGTGCGCAGGAGGAGCGCGGCGTTGCGCCGTGGTAACGTGCGGTGGCTGCTGGTGGACGACTCCATGAGGACGTTCGCTTTCGCCCGAACCTTTGGGCGCGAGCTCGCGGTGGTCGCTGTATGTGCGGGCGAAAAGCAGGTCACTTTGGACCTCGACCTCGCCGCCGGGTTCGGGGAGGAGGCCGCGTGCGCGCCCTGGTCCGGAGGGCCGCGCGGCGACCGCTGTGCGCATCCCCGCGGCGACAGCTTCTGGGACGCCATCACGGGGCGCATGGTTCCCTCCAAGGGCGGCCGTGTGAGGCTGGAGCAGCTCGGGCCACATCAAGCGGCCATCTTGCTCCCCCTGTCCAGCGAGCCCGATGAGGGTCCGACATGA